From a region of the Deinococcus metallilatus genome:
- a CDS encoding alpha/beta fold hydrolase: MSLPPPPPRSLTVGDIRTRFAVQGEGPPVLLLHGIGRSLEDWSETLGPLARGQRVYALDLIGFGYTDKPDVPYTLAGLARFAAHFLDAVGETRPVTLIGNSLGGAVAQQFAVQFPERTRALVLVNSAGFGPEVAPVLRALAVPHLGELLLRPTRWNARQTVRSLFHAPALVTEERVAQALDLARQPGAARAFLRVLRDLGDWRGAKAPWRAALHGPLAARRVPTLIVWGDRDRILPAAHLAAARERQPHARTHLFPRTGHMPQLERPGAFNRLVLDFLQEVPA, encoded by the coding sequence ATGAGTCTGCCCCCACCACCGCCCCGCTCCCTCACCGTCGGTGACATTCGCACCCGCTTTGCCGTCCAGGGGGAGGGGCCGCCCGTTCTGCTGCTGCACGGGATCGGCCGCAGCCTGGAAGACTGGTCGGAGACGCTGGGGCCGCTGGCGCGCGGCCAGCGCGTCTATGCCCTCGACCTGATCGGTTTCGGCTACACCGACAAGCCGGACGTGCCCTACACCCTGGCGGGCCTGGCGCGCTTCGCCGCGCACTTTCTGGACGCGGTGGGGGAGACGCGGCCCGTGACCCTGATCGGCAACTCGCTGGGCGGCGCGGTCGCGCAGCAGTTCGCGGTGCAGTTCCCGGAACGGACCCGCGCGCTGGTGCTGGTGAACAGCGCGGGCTTCGGGCCGGAGGTCGCCCCGGTCCTGCGCGCCCTGGCGGTGCCGCACCTGGGGGAACTGCTGCTGCGGCCCACCCGCTGGAACGCCCGGCAGACCGTGCGCTCCCTCTTTCACGCCCCGGCACTGGTCACGGAGGAACGCGTGGCGCAGGCGCTGGACCTGGCCCGCCAGCCCGGCGCGGCCCGCGCCTTCCTGCGCGTCCTGCGTGACCTGGGCGACTGGCGCGGGGCAAAGGCGCCCTGGCGCGCGGCCCTGCACGGTCCCCTCGCCGCGCGGCGGGTGCCGACGCTGATCGTCTGGGGCGACCGCGACCGGATTCTGCCCGCCGCGCACCTCGCCGCCGCCCGTGAGCGGCAGCCCCACGCGCGCACCCACCTCTTTCCCCGGACCGGCCACATGCCGCAACTGGAACGGCCCGGCGCCTTCAACCGCCTCGTCCTCGACTTTCTTCAGGAGGTTCCCGCATGA
- a CDS encoding zinc-dependent alcohol dehydrogenase → MKAVVWHGVGDIRLDDVPEPQIEQPTDAIVRLTASAICGTDLHFIRGTGGEMVPGTILGHEGVGIVEQVGADVRNFRPGDRVVIPSTIGCGYCSYCRAGYYSQCDNANPNGPLAGTCFYGGPKTTGPIQGLQAEKARILFAATNLVKIPDGVTDQQAIMVSDIFPTGYFGADIADIKPGHTVAVFGCGPVGQFVIASAKLMKAGRIFAVDRIPSRLDTARAQGAEAINFEQEDPVEALRRLTGGIGVDRAIDAVGVDAKHADHGPAAQKAQQEEQTFQQELEEVAPQGTAWNAGDAPSQALEWAVQGLCKAGTLSIIGVYPQTMQNFPVGAAMNKNLTIRSGNCNHRKYIPMLLDLVEQGTIDPEKLLSQVEEMSDAIGAYHAFDERQPGWLKVELVPGM, encoded by the coding sequence ATGAAAGCAGTGGTTTGGCACGGGGTAGGCGACATTCGTTTGGACGACGTTCCCGAACCGCAGATCGAGCAGCCGACCGATGCCATCGTGCGGCTGACGGCGAGCGCGATCTGCGGCACTGACCTGCACTTCATTCGCGGGACCGGCGGCGAGATGGTGCCGGGGACCATCCTGGGCCATGAGGGCGTGGGCATCGTGGAGCAGGTGGGCGCGGACGTGCGGAACTTCCGGCCCGGCGACCGGGTGGTGATTCCCTCCACCATCGGCTGCGGCTACTGCTCGTACTGCCGCGCGGGCTACTACAGCCAGTGCGACAACGCCAATCCCAACGGACCCCTCGCGGGCACCTGCTTTTACGGCGGCCCCAAGACCACCGGCCCCATCCAGGGCCTCCAGGCCGAAAAGGCGCGCATCCTCTTCGCCGCGACCAATCTGGTCAAGATTCCCGACGGCGTGACCGACCAGCAGGCGATCATGGTGTCCGACATCTTCCCGACCGGCTACTTCGGGGCCGACATTGCCGACATCAAGCCGGGGCATACGGTCGCGGTCTTCGGCTGCGGTCCGGTGGGCCAGTTCGTCATCGCCTCCGCTAAGCTGATGAAGGCGGGGCGCATCTTCGCCGTGGACCGCATCCCTTCGCGCCTCGATACGGCCCGCGCGCAGGGCGCCGAGGCCATCAACTTCGAGCAGGAGGACCCGGTGGAGGCTCTGCGGCGGCTGACGGGCGGCATTGGCGTGGACCGCGCGATTGATGCGGTCGGCGTGGACGCCAAACATGCAGATCACGGCCCCGCCGCGCAGAAGGCCCAGCAGGAGGAACAGACCTTCCAGCAGGAACTGGAGGAAGTGGCGCCGCAGGGCACAGCCTGGAACGCGGGCGACGCGCCCAGTCAGGCCCTCGAATGGGCGGTGCAGGGTCTGTGCAAGGCCGGGACCCTCAGCATCATCGGCGTGTACCCGCAGACGATGCAGAACTTCCCGGTCGGCGCGGCGATGAACAAGAACCTCACCATCCGCTCGGGCAACTGCAACCACCGCAAGTACATCCCGATGCTGCTCGATCTGGTCGAACAGGGCACCATCGACCCCGAGAAGCTGCTCTCGCAGGTGGAGGAAATGTCCGACGCTATCGGCGCCTACCATGCCTTCGACGAACGGCAGCCCGGCTGGCTCAAGGTCGAACTCGTGCCCGGGATGTGA
- a CDS encoding TetR/AcrR family transcriptional regulator: MIPGSRTRRIPRQARSRQMVARLLEAAASLFAEQGYAASTTNHIAERAGVSVGSLYQFFPDKAALLTALQARWTERLGQALDEVLRHASGRPLADVIDDVLEVHARLNSDPPGLLSLLLSAPSTTPDTETVLAALQRRVEGILEVRAPQLGPEARACVARLSIHIAGGLYALGDPAGATNPAVRAEVRAALLAYLSPIVSGHRG; this comes from the coding sequence ATGATTCCGGGTTCCCGCACGCGGCGCATTCCCCGGCAGGCCCGCAGCCGCCAGATGGTCGCGCGGCTGCTGGAGGCCGCCGCGAGCCTGTTTGCCGAGCAGGGGTACGCGGCCAGCACCACCAACCACATCGCGGAGCGGGCGGGCGTGTCGGTGGGGTCGCTCTACCAGTTCTTTCCGGACAAGGCGGCGCTGCTCACGGCGCTCCAGGCCCGCTGGACCGAGCGGCTCGGGCAGGCGCTGGACGAGGTCTTGCGGCACGCCTCCGGCCGCCCGCTGGCCGACGTGATCGACGATGTGCTGGAGGTGCACGCCCGGCTGAACAGCGATCCCCCCGGCCTGCTGAGCCTGCTCCTGTCCGCCCCCTCCACCACACCCGACACCGAGACGGTGCTGGCCGCCCTCCAGCGGCGGGTCGAGGGAATTCTGGAGGTCCGGGCGCCCCAGCTCGGCCCCGAGGCCCGGGCCTGCGTCGCGCGGCTGAGTATCCACATCGCGGGCGGCCTGTATGCCCTCGGCGACCCGGCCGGGGCCACCAACCCCGCCGTCCGCGCCGAGGTGCGCGCGGCCCTCCTGGCCTACCTCTCCCCCATCGTGAGCGGCCACCGGGGGTGA
- a CDS encoding GntR family transcriptional regulator yields the protein MTSDQRIYDTIVQGIMEQRLPPGLRLPEVRLSAIFGVSRERIRRILLRLSEANYVDLTPNEGARVYRPTPATVHEMFGARRLIESQTVREACARWTPQVDQDLRALLAREHHAELRGERATAIRLSGEFHLRLAEVAGNQVLLRFLRELTAQSSLALALYGRAAPPTCENHDHDRLLDELAAGQAEEAVRLMERHLREIEARLDLSAPVQQRVDLEAALSLTPAAT from the coding sequence ATGACCTCCGACCAGCGCATCTACGACACCATCGTGCAGGGGATCATGGAGCAGCGCCTGCCGCCCGGGCTGCGGCTGCCCGAGGTCCGGCTCTCGGCCATCTTCGGCGTCAGCCGCGAACGCATCCGGCGCATCCTGCTGCGGCTCAGCGAGGCGAACTACGTCGACCTCACGCCGAACGAGGGCGCGCGGGTCTACCGCCCCACCCCCGCCACCGTGCACGAGATGTTCGGAGCACGCCGCCTGATCGAATCGCAGACGGTGCGCGAGGCCTGCGCGCGCTGGACACCCCAGGTGGACCAGGACCTGCGGGCACTGCTGGCCCGGGAGCACCACGCGGAGCTGCGGGGCGAGCGGGCCACGGCCATCCGGCTGTCAGGCGAGTTTCACCTGCGCCTGGCGGAAGTGGCGGGCAACCAGGTGCTGCTGCGCTTCCTGCGCGAACTCACCGCCCAGAGTTCGCTGGCGCTGGCGCTGTATGGCCGGGCGGCCCCGCCGACCTGTGAGAACCACGACCATGACCGCCTGCTCGACGAACTGGCGGCGGGCCAGGCCGAGGAAGCGGTGCGGCTGATGGAGCGCCACCTGCGGGAGATCGAGGCGCGGCTCGACCTGTCGGCCCCCGTTCAGCAGCGGGTGGACCTGGAGGCGGCCCTCAGCCTGACCCCCGCCGCGACCTGA
- a CDS encoding SDR family NAD(P)-dependent oxidoreductase yields the protein MRPYVFQNGTAVLTGAASGIGRALARGLAVRGSHLALIDRDEVGLNAVAAELRERYPALKIGVHPFDLSRTAQIPALADAVLREHPRVTLLINNAGVALGGTFEQLTLDEFEWVMDINFRAVVALTKAFLPALRSTLDAQLVNVSSLFGLIGPAGQSAYSSSKFAVRGFSEVLRHELTPQGVGVTTVFPGGVRTNIARNARVGQGVSQVETQAGQREFERLLRLDPAQAAEIILHGTGRRQARVLVGNDARLLDWIARLLPGSYGRVLEVLRGAR from the coding sequence TTGCGGCCTTACGTCTTCCAGAACGGCACGGCGGTGCTGACCGGGGCGGCCAGCGGCATCGGCCGTGCGCTGGCGCGTGGGCTGGCCGTACGTGGAAGCCACCTCGCCCTGATCGACCGCGACGAGGTGGGGCTGAACGCGGTCGCGGCGGAGTTGCGGGAGCGGTATCCCGCCCTGAAGATCGGCGTTCATCCTTTCGACCTCAGCCGCACGGCGCAGATTCCCGCCCTCGCGGACGCCGTGCTGCGCGAGCATCCCCGGGTCACCCTCCTGATCAACAACGCGGGCGTGGCGCTGGGCGGCACCTTCGAGCAGCTCACCCTGGACGAGTTCGAGTGGGTGATGGACATCAACTTCCGCGCGGTCGTCGCGCTGACCAAAGCGTTCCTGCCCGCCCTGCGGTCCACGCTGGACGCGCAACTGGTGAACGTCTCCAGCCTGTTCGGGTTGATCGGCCCCGCCGGGCAGAGCGCCTACTCGTCGAGCAAGTTCGCGGTGCGCGGCTTCAGCGAGGTGCTGCGCCACGAACTCACGCCGCAGGGGGTGGGCGTGACCACGGTGTTTCCCGGCGGCGTGCGGACCAACATCGCCCGGAATGCCCGGGTGGGGCAGGGGGTCAGCCAGGTGGAAACGCAGGCGGGCCAGCGCGAGTTCGAGCGCCTGCTGCGCCTCGATCCGGCGCAAGCTGCCGAGATCATCCTGCATGGGACCGGGCGCCGCCAGGCCCGCGTGCTCGTGGGCAACGACGCCAGACTGCTCGACTGGATCGCGCGTCTGCTGCCCGGTTCGTACGGGCGTGTGCTGGAGGTGCTGCGGGGCGCTCGCTGA
- a CDS encoding NCS1 family nucleobase:cation symporter-1 yields MSHGAGATTFERRPEYSDRLYNEDLAPLRPQTWNWYNIFAFWMSDVHSVGGYVFAGSLFALGIGSWQVLISLVVGITIVNVLCNWVARPSQQAGVPYPVACRLPFGVFGANIPAVIRGLIAVAWYGIQTYLASAAFVVLLLRFFPGLQPLAESSFAGLSILGWIGFMSMWVLQAIVFWFGMEAIKKFIDFAGPAVYVVMFLLAIYITVRAGGHVSLNLAEVKYTGSAAILPMITATALVVSYFSGPMLNFGDFSRYGKNFDEVKKGNFWGLPVNVLLFSLVAVITTSGTFPVFGKLITDPIEIVAHIDNTFAVVLGAFTFVTATIGINIVANFVSPAFDFSNVAPKYISWRTGGFIAAVGSIFITPWNLFNNPQVIHFTLDALASFIGPLFGILLVDFYLVKRRKIDVDSLYIADERSRYWYTDGWHLPAVYALIPAVLVGLLITFTPGLKGLANFAWFTGAGLGAVFYYLLSARERLMYARGEPAAALGVLPSGDD; encoded by the coding sequence ATGAGCCACGGTGCAGGAGCCACCACCTTCGAGCGGCGCCCCGAATACAGTGACCGGCTGTATAACGAGGACCTGGCCCCCCTCCGGCCCCAGACCTGGAACTGGTACAACATCTTCGCCTTCTGGATGTCGGACGTGCACAGCGTCGGCGGCTACGTGTTCGCGGGGAGCCTTTTCGCGCTGGGGATCGGGAGCTGGCAGGTGCTGATCTCGCTGGTGGTCGGCATTACTATCGTCAACGTCCTGTGTAACTGGGTGGCGCGGCCCAGCCAGCAGGCGGGCGTACCCTACCCGGTCGCCTGCCGTCTGCCCTTCGGCGTGTTCGGGGCCAACATCCCGGCGGTGATCCGGGGGCTGATCGCCGTCGCGTGGTACGGCATCCAGACCTATCTCGCCTCGGCCGCGTTCGTGGTGCTGCTGCTGCGCTTCTTCCCGGGCCTGCAACCGCTGGCCGAGAGCAGCTTCGCGGGTCTGTCCATTCTCGGCTGGATCGGCTTCATGAGCATGTGGGTGCTGCAAGCCATCGTGTTCTGGTTCGGCATGGAGGCCATCAAGAAGTTCATCGATTTCGCCGGGCCTGCCGTCTACGTCGTGATGTTCCTGCTGGCGATCTACATCACCGTCCGGGCGGGCGGCCACGTCAGCCTGAATCTGGCGGAGGTCAAGTACACTGGCAGCGCCGCGATCCTGCCGATGATCACCGCCACCGCCCTGGTCGTCTCGTACTTCAGCGGCCCGATGCTGAACTTCGGGGACTTCTCGCGCTACGGCAAGAATTTCGACGAGGTGAAGAAGGGCAACTTCTGGGGCCTGCCGGTCAACGTGCTGCTGTTCAGCCTGGTCGCGGTGATCACCACCTCGGGCACCTTCCCGGTCTTCGGCAAGCTGATCACCGATCCCATCGAGATCGTCGCGCACATCGACAACACCTTCGCGGTCGTGCTGGGGGCCTTTACCTTCGTGACGGCGACCATCGGTATCAACATCGTCGCCAACTTCGTGTCGCCCGCCTTCGACTTCTCGAACGTGGCGCCCAAGTACATCAGCTGGCGCACCGGCGGCTTCATCGCGGCGGTCGGCTCGATCTTCATCACGCCCTGGAACCTGTTCAACAACCCGCAGGTGATCCACTTCACGCTGGACGCGCTGGCCTCGTTCATCGGCCCCCTGTTCGGCATCCTGCTGGTGGACTTCTACCTGGTCAAGCGCCGCAAGATCGACGTGGACTCCCTGTACATCGCGGACGAACGCAGCCGCTACTGGTACACCGATGGCTGGCACCTGCCCGCGGTCTACGCCCTGATTCCCGCCGTGCTGGTGGGTCTGCTGATCACCTTCACCCCCGGGCTGAAGGGGCTGGCCAACTTCGCCTGGTTCACCGGGGCAGGCCTGGGCGCGGTCTTCTATTATCTGCTTAGCGCCCGCGAACGGCTGATGTACGCCCGGGGCGAACCTGCTGCCGCGCTCGGCGTGCTGCCCTCGGGCGACGACTGA
- the allB gene encoding allantoinase AllB yields the protein MLDLSLNGARVVTPGGVQVACVGVQDGVIHSITDTPPAARTSLDLSGKVLLPGVVDLHVHFSEPGRTHWEGWAFGSRAAAAGGVTTVVEMPLNAIPATTNVPALDLKLAAARAHSQVDFALWGGLMEDNRADLRPLHAAGVMGFKAFMLEIDDGSFRHAPDHILYTGMRELARLDALLAVHAENSALIHGLSRDLQAQGRRDPQAWLEAHPPVSELDAVRRALLFAQDTGCRLHVVHVSLPEAARDILAVRAQGQAVTYEVCAHHLTLTDADFVRLGAVAKCAPPLRDAARVEALWELVLAGEVDCITSDHSPCPTEDKATSNIWEAWGGINGIQLTLPLMLTEGVLRRGLKLEDLAQLLSTRPAQIAGLYPRKGAIQVGADADLVVADLNSPWTLRREDLLSQHPWSPFIGRTFGARVERVYLRGQPVWEGGHVMPEVRGQWLRPQGAAVPT from the coding sequence ATGCTCGATCTGAGTTTGAACGGTGCCCGGGTGGTGACGCCCGGGGGCGTGCAGGTCGCCTGCGTGGGCGTGCAGGACGGCGTGATCCACAGCATCACCGACACGCCGCCCGCCGCCCGCACCTCGCTGGACCTTTCGGGCAAGGTGCTGCTGCCGGGCGTGGTGGACCTGCACGTCCATTTCAGCGAGCCGGGCCGCACGCACTGGGAAGGCTGGGCGTTCGGCAGCCGCGCGGCGGCGGCGGGCGGGGTCACGACCGTCGTGGAGATGCCGCTGAACGCGATTCCGGCGACCACCAACGTCCCGGCCCTGGACCTCAAACTCGCGGCGGCCCGGGCGCACTCGCAGGTGGACTTCGCGCTGTGGGGCGGGCTGATGGAGGACAACCGGGCGGACCTCCGCCCGCTGCACGCCGCCGGAGTAATGGGCTTCAAGGCCTTTATGCTGGAGATCGACGACGGCAGCTTTCGCCACGCGCCGGACCACATCCTGTACACCGGGATGCGCGAACTGGCCCGGCTGGACGCCCTGCTCGCGGTCCACGCCGAGAACAGCGCCCTGATTCACGGCCTGTCGCGCGACCTACAGGCGCAGGGCCGCCGCGATCCGCAGGCGTGGCTCGAAGCCCACCCGCCCGTCTCGGAACTCGACGCGGTGCGGCGGGCGCTGCTGTTCGCGCAGGACACCGGCTGCCGCCTGCACGTCGTCCACGTCAGCCTGCCCGAAGCTGCGCGGGACATCCTCGCGGTGCGGGCACAGGGGCAGGCCGTGACCTACGAGGTCTGCGCGCACCACCTCACCCTCACGGACGCGGACTTCGTGCGGTTGGGCGCAGTCGCCAAGTGTGCGCCGCCCCTGCGGGACGCGGCGCGGGTGGAGGCGCTGTGGGAGCTGGTGCTGGCGGGGGAGGTGGACTGCATCACTTCCGACCACTCGCCCTGTCCCACCGAGGACAAGGCCACGAGCAACATCTGGGAGGCGTGGGGCGGCATCAACGGCATTCAGCTCACGCTGCCCCTGATGCTCACCGAGGGCGTGCTCCGGCGTGGCCTGAAGCTGGAAGACCTCGCGCAGCTCCTCTCCACCCGGCCCGCCCAGATCGCGGGGCTGTACCCGCGCAAGGGCGCGATTCAGGTCGGCGCGGACGCTGATCTGGTCGTGGCCGACCTGAACTCGCCCTGGACGCTGCGGCGGGAGGACCTGCTCTCCCAGCACCCCTGGTCCCCCTTCATCGGGCGGACCTTCGGCGCCCGGGTCGAGCGGGTGTACCTGCGCGGTCAACCCGTGTGGGAGGGCGGCCACGTCATGCCCGAGGTACGCGGCCAGTGGTTGCGACCACAGGGGGCGGCAGTGCCGACCTGA
- a CDS encoding flavin-containing monooxygenase, translated as MIPHHQVAIIGTGFAGLGMAAQLARHGIHDFVLFERAGEVGGTWRDNTYPGCACDVKSDLYSFSFAPNPDWAHRYARQPEILDYLRRTAGTFGLRPHIRFHHEVERAEWDDAEALWRIQTSGGTYTARVLISGHGPLIEPKWPDLPGLGTFAGPRFHSARWDHGVDLRGKRVAVIGTGASAIQFVPEVQRQAAHLTVFQRSAPWIMPRMDHETSERRRALFRRYPALQRLARQWIFGNAEARFLTFSNARFGQLAENLGRKHLEAQVPDPALRAKLTPDYRLGCKRILVSDDYYPAIQQPNVELVTEPITGVRGSRVVTADGQEREFDVLIGGTGFNATQPAIARLIYGRDGRSLADVWQPHMEALHGTTVAGFPNLFLIVGPNTGLGHNSMVYIMEAQIGYILRALAYLEREHLLALEPRPEAQEAYNRLLQEKLQGTVWMQGGCTSWYIDAGGRNTSLWPERAASFRRTLQHFDPAQYRLRLSPRPLPARSAAPRSA; from the coding sequence ATGATCCCCCACCATCAGGTCGCCATTATCGGCACCGGTTTCGCGGGGCTGGGTATGGCCGCCCAGCTCGCGCGGCACGGCATCCACGATTTCGTGCTGTTCGAGCGGGCCGGGGAGGTCGGCGGCACCTGGCGGGACAACACCTACCCGGGCTGCGCCTGCGACGTCAAGAGCGACCTCTACTCCTTCTCCTTCGCCCCCAACCCCGACTGGGCCCACCGTTACGCCCGCCAGCCGGAAATCCTCGACTACCTGCGCCGCACTGCTGGCACCTTCGGCCTGCGCCCCCACATCCGGTTTCACCACGAGGTCGAGCGGGCCGAGTGGGACGACGCGGAAGCCCTCTGGCGCATCCAGACGAGCGGCGGAACGTACACGGCCCGCGTCCTGATCTCGGGGCATGGCCCGCTGATCGAGCCGAAGTGGCCGGACCTCCCCGGGCTGGGCACCTTCGCGGGGCCGCGTTTCCACTCCGCCCGCTGGGACCACGGCGTGGACCTGCGGGGCAAGCGCGTGGCGGTGATCGGCACCGGCGCCTCGGCCATCCAGTTCGTGCCGGAGGTGCAGCGGCAGGCCGCGCACCTGACCGTCTTCCAGCGTTCGGCCCCCTGGATCATGCCGCGGATGGACCATGAAACCAGCGAGCGCCGCCGCGCCCTGTTCCGCCGTTACCCCGCCCTGCAACGCCTCGCGCGGCAGTGGATTTTCGGCAACGCCGAGGCCCGCTTCCTGACCTTCTCGAACGCGCGTTTCGGGCAGTTGGCCGAGAACCTGGGGCGCAAACACCTGGAGGCGCAGGTTCCCGACCCCGCCCTGCGCGCCAAGCTCACGCCGGACTACCGCCTGGGCTGCAAGCGTATCCTGGTTTCGGACGACTACTACCCGGCCATCCAGCAGCCGAACGTCGAACTGGTGACCGAACCCATCACCGGGGTGCGCGGTTCCCGCGTCGTGACGGCGGACGGCCAGGAGCGCGAGTTCGACGTGCTGATCGGCGGCACTGGCTTCAACGCCACGCAGCCCGCCATCGCCCGGCTGATCTACGGGCGGGACGGGCGCTCGCTGGCGGACGTGTGGCAACCCCACATGGAGGCGCTGCACGGCACCACGGTCGCGGGCTTTCCGAACCTGTTCCTGATCGTGGGGCCGAACACCGGCCTGGGGCACAACAGCATGGTGTACATCATGGAGGCGCAGATCGGCTACATCCTGCGGGCGCTGGCGTACCTGGAACGTGAACACCTGCTGGCGCTGGAACCCCGCCCGGAGGCGCAGGAGGCCTACAACCGGCTGTTGCAGGAGAAGCTGCAAGGCACGGTCTGGATGCAGGGCGGCTGCACGAGCTGGTACATCGACGCGGGCGGCCGCAACACCTCGCTCTGGCCCGAACGGGCGGCGAGCTTCCGGCGCACCTTGCAGCACTTCGACCCCGCGCAGTACCGCCTCCGCCTGAGTCCCCGGCCCCTCCCCGCCCGCAGCGCCGCTCCCCGGAGCGCCTGA
- a CDS encoding hydroxyacid-oxoacid transhydrogenase, which yields MSTLPDHETLFTIEATPVKFGPGAAADAGWEAARLGIRRAFVALDPALAGGEMAERMLDSLRAAGLDLAVFTDIRVEPDLASLERAAAAAREAGVDGFIALGGGSTIDTAKVANLLTTHGGGVMDYVNPPIGGGRPLPGPLRPLLAIPTTSGSGSEATTVAILDLPDLGVKSGISHRYLRPAQAIVDPELTRTAPASVIASAGLDVVCHAAESLLSRPYTTRPRPAGPAERPPYQGSNPVADLWSAQALRYGGQYLRRAVAGPDDVEARGFMMLSATMAGVGFGSAGVHIPHACAYPIAGLRHTYHAPGYPRDHAFVPHGFSVIVTAPAAFRFTFDADPAKHVYAASLLTGQVYDPDDREALPNALLALMRDVGAPSGVAELGYGEADLPALVAGAQKQQRLLAVAPRTPTADDLEGILRDSLHNW from the coding sequence GTGTCCACGCTCCCCGACCACGAAACGCTCTTCACCATCGAGGCCACGCCCGTCAAATTCGGCCCCGGCGCGGCGGCCGACGCCGGATGGGAGGCCGCCCGGCTGGGCATCCGGCGGGCCTTCGTGGCCCTCGATCCCGCGCTGGCGGGGGGTGAGATGGCCGAGCGGATGCTGGACAGTCTGCGCGCGGCGGGCCTTGACCTGGCCGTGTTCACCGACATCCGGGTCGAACCCGACCTCGCCAGCCTGGAACGGGCCGCCGCCGCCGCGCGGGAGGCCGGGGTGGACGGCTTCATCGCGCTGGGGGGCGGCTCCACCATCGACACGGCGAAAGTCGCGAACCTCCTCACCACCCACGGCGGCGGGGTGATGGATTACGTGAATCCGCCCATCGGCGGCGGCCGACCGCTCCCCGGTCCGCTGCGGCCCCTGCTCGCCATCCCCACCACCTCCGGCTCGGGGTCGGAGGCGACCACCGTGGCGATTCTGGACCTGCCGGACCTGGGGGTCAAAAGCGGCATCAGCCACCGCTATCTGCGGCCCGCGCAGGCCATCGTGGACCCCGAACTCACCCGCACCGCGCCCGCCAGCGTGATCGCCTCGGCCGGGCTGGACGTGGTCTGCCACGCCGCCGAGAGCCTGCTAAGCCGTCCCTACACCACCCGCCCGCGTCCCGCTGGCCCCGCCGAGCGGCCCCCCTACCAGGGCAGCAACCCGGTCGCGGACCTGTGGTCGGCCCAGGCGCTGCGCTACGGCGGCCAGTACCTCCGCCGCGCCGTCGCAGGCCCGGACGATGTCGAAGCGCGCGGCTTCATGATGCTGTCGGCCACGATGGCGGGTGTGGGGTTCGGTTCGGCGGGCGTGCATATCCCGCACGCCTGCGCGTACCCCATCGCGGGGCTGCGCCATACCTACCACGCGCCCGGCTACCCCCGGGACCACGCCTTCGTGCCCCACGGCTTCAGCGTGATCGTGACCGCCCCCGCCGCCTTCCGCTTCACCTTTGACGCCGACCCGGCCAAGCACGTGTACGCCGCGAGCCTGCTGACCGGCCAGGTCTATGACCCGGACGACCGCGAAGCCCTGCCCAACGCCCTGCTCGCCCTGATGCGCGACGTGGGGGCGCCCAGCGGCGTGGCCGAACTGGGCTATGGCGAGGCCGACCTGCCCGCCCTGGTGGCCGGGGCACAGAAGCAGCAGCGGCTCCTCGCCGTCGCGCCCAGAACGCCCACGGCAGATGACCTGGAGGGCATCCTGCGAGACTCCCTGCATAACTGGTGA